From the genome of Nitrosomonas sp., one region includes:
- a CDS encoding cysteine desulfurase has product MAKATPLIKPGMNAILDVERIRSDFPILNIKVGNKPLVYLDNAASCQMPQQVIDRLVYYQTAQHANINRAVHYLSEVATLEYEKARRKIQQFVNAREDREIVFTSGTTDSINLVMHGYGRKFIKAGDEIILTTLEHHSNIVPWQMLAQEKGAIIRVVPINDAGELDIDAYKKLFNERTRFVSLIHVSNALGTITPVKQLIAYARQHDVPILVDGAQAAPHMTVDVQELDCDFYVFSAHKLCGPTGIGMLYGKAKLLEAMQPFKGGGDMIESVTFEETTYAATPHKFEAGTPPIAAAIGFGEAIDYLCTIGMDQIAAHELELLTYATDCINEIKGAKIIGTAAQKTAVLSFTLDGIHPHDIGTLLNEDGVAVRTGHHCAQPIMQRYNVPATSRASFAFYNTKSEVDALMTGIRNVQKVFL; this is encoded by the coding sequence ATGGCCAAAGCAACCCCCCTTATCAAACCCGGGATGAATGCTATTTTGGATGTAGAGAGAATTCGCTCAGATTTTCCGATTCTCAACATTAAAGTAGGTAACAAGCCCCTCGTTTATCTGGATAATGCCGCATCTTGTCAAATGCCTCAACAGGTTATCGATCGGCTCGTTTATTACCAGACCGCGCAACATGCAAATATTAACAGAGCAGTTCATTATCTATCTGAAGTGGCCACTCTGGAATACGAAAAAGCGCGCCGCAAAATACAGCAGTTTGTCAATGCACGTGAAGACCGGGAAATTGTCTTTACAAGTGGCACCACAGATTCTATTAATCTGGTGATGCACGGTTATGGCCGCAAATTCATTAAAGCCGGCGACGAGATCATCCTGACCACGCTTGAGCATCATTCCAATATTGTGCCATGGCAGATGCTGGCTCAAGAGAAAGGCGCTATTATCCGCGTGGTGCCGATTAATGACGCCGGTGAACTCGATATCGATGCATATAAAAAACTTTTTAATGAACGCACGCGATTTGTCAGCTTGATTCATGTTTCCAATGCATTAGGCACTATCACTCCAGTTAAACAGTTGATAGCCTACGCCCGTCAACATGACGTACCGATTCTGGTTGATGGCGCACAGGCTGCACCGCATATGACGGTTGACGTACAGGAACTGGACTGTGACTTCTATGTTTTCTCTGCTCATAAACTGTGCGGCCCAACGGGAATCGGTATGCTCTACGGCAAGGCAAAACTGCTTGAAGCCATGCAGCCATTCAAAGGCGGTGGCGACATGATTGAATCAGTTACCTTTGAGGAAACAACATACGCTGCCACTCCACATAAATTTGAAGCCGGCACACCACCCATTGCTGCTGCAATCGGCTTTGGTGAAGCCATTGATTATTTATGTACAATTGGTATGGATCAGATTGCAGCGCACGAGTTGGAATTATTAACCTACGCCACTGATTGCATCAACGAAATAAAAGGTGCAAAAATCATCGGCACCGCTGCACAGAAAACCGCCGTACTCTCATTCACGCTCGACGGCATTCATCCGCACGATATTGGCACGCTATTGAACGAAGACGGCGTAGCTGTGCGCACTGGACACCATTGTGCGCAACCTATAATGCAACGCTACAATGTGCCAGCAACATCCCGGGCCTCGTTTGCTTTTTACAATACGAAATCAGAAGTCGATGCGCTTATGACGGGCATTCGAAACGTACAAAAAGTTTTTCTATAA
- a CDS encoding SUF system NifU family Fe-S cluster assembly protein: MNSKSLYQEVILDHNRKPRNYGTLDHPSHHAVGHNPLCGDRLDIALQIENNHINHIAFQGESCAICKASASMMTTAVKGKTCSDAETLIHEFREMATGKLDPDHPHHLGRLTVFSGIRDLPTRVKCAILPWHTLHAALNAISSVSTESGNDPAQSVPGKA, encoded by the coding sequence ATGAATTCTAAATCACTTTACCAGGAAGTTATTCTCGATCATAATCGAAAACCCCGGAATTACGGCACTCTTGACCACCCCAGTCATCACGCCGTCGGACATAATCCTTTATGCGGTGACCGGCTGGATATCGCCCTGCAAATTGAAAACAATCACATCAACCATATCGCTTTTCAGGGTGAATCCTGTGCAATCTGCAAGGCTTCAGCTTCAATGATGACTACAGCAGTCAAGGGCAAAACCTGTTCTGACGCCGAAACCCTGATTCATGAATTTCGCGAAATGGCGACAGGAAAACTCGACCCAGACCATCCGCATCATCTTGGTCGATTAACTGTATTCTCCGGAATCAGAGATTTACCGACACGCGTAAAATGCGCGATCTTGCCTTGGCATACGCTACATGCTGCCCTGAATGCCATATCCAGCGTTTCAACAGAATCAGGCAATGATCCTGCTCAGAGTGTCCCTGGAAAAGCTTAA